A genomic region of Mustela erminea isolate mMusErm1 chromosome 12, mMusErm1.Pri, whole genome shotgun sequence contains the following coding sequences:
- the STPG3 gene encoding protein STPG3, whose amino-acid sequence MNFDQKAVKFLANFYISGGQHWTHGSLRQRPLVPARPKATVFLWGPQPGAPGEMWPPGVQELQAGLRTEPGFLQEHPPICAQNRRELWLERRPPIVTDLQTPGPTKYPVPDASVRESSPHPHFSIGRRLRTREGGGRRAWQTLWFQSESPFTQKADFNQEQKWPSPADYQPLIPLAFPAFSCGVRRPSSKTVEAPARPGLPRAGGAGHRPQPQLQGPPQAPRDKKLPGPNTYDIFPGCRLQNPRPPAFSMSRSPAFASWLSSSRSPGPAAHHVEGCSNWRFPAAPRVVIQGVRRPKRHDTGPFCTV is encoded by the exons ATGAATTTTGACCAGAAAGCTGTGAAATTCCTGGCGAATTTTTACATCAGTGGAGGCCAGCACTGGACTCATGGTTCCCTGAGGCAGAGGCCACTTGTGCCAGCCCG GCCCAAGGCTACTGTGTTCTTGTGGGGCCCCCAGCCAGGGGCCCCCGGGGAGATGTGGCCCCCGGGAGTGCAGGAGCTCCAGGCTGGCCTCAGGACGGAACCGGGCTTCCTGCAGGAGCACCCGCCTATCTGCGCCCAGAACCGGAGGGAGCTGT GGCTGGAACGACGCCCACCCATCGTGACCGACCTGCAGACCCCCGGCCCCACCAAGTACCCGGTGCCGGACGCTTCCGTGCGCGAGTCCTCTCCGCATCCCCACTTCAGCATCGGCCGCAGACTCCGCACCCGCG AGGGCGGTGGCCGCAGGGCGTGGCAGACCTTGTGGTTCCAGAGCGAAAGCCCCTTCACGCAGAAGGCCGACTTTAACCAAGAGCAAAAG TGGCCATCACCCGCGGACTACCAGCCACTCATCCCGCTTGCCTTCCCGGCTTTCAGCTGTGGGGTCCGCCGCCCCTCTTCCAAGACAGTTGAGGCCCCCGCCCGCCCTGGGCTGCCGCGGGCCGGGGGTGCGGGTCACCGTCCCCAGCCCCAGCTTCAGGGCCCTCCACAGGCCCCGCGGGACAAGAAGCTTCCCGGCCCTAACACCTACGACATCTTTCCTGGGTGCCGCCTGCAGAACCCGCGCCCGCCCGCCTTCTCCATGAGCCGCTCACCGGCCTTCGCCTCCTGGCTCAGTTCCT CCCGCAGTCCCGGCCCAGCTGCCCACCACGTGGAGGGTTGCTCTAACTGGCGCTTCCCCGCTGCGCCGAGAGTGGTGATCCAGGGTGTCCGAAGACCCAAGCGCCATGACACGGGACCCTTCTGCACTGTGTAG
- the FAM166A gene encoding protein FAM166A isoform X2, whose translation MTATPKHNLFTPEPHYIPGYAGFYPQLRYQVGNTYGRTTAQLLTDPSVQKSPCSVLSPISKPKFIEDFSKPKPPWIPCRDLTEPYVPHYTGLKPYKNFEILGQFPPQEGNAQKGPQGVESISRQVLLPAGFMPYAPYPPCPPGRKGGSRDLGHPGLRLAYGEEAWKSTTPVLGAPGRDQLHHYRRDESPPPAQQQETLDVGRFHRLPQLDHPNLIQRKAISGYAGFVPRFAWVMGVNYRDGVAQAMDEFSKNQPCRTTTR comes from the exons ATGACAGCTACTCCGAAACACAACCTCTTCACGCCAGAACCGCACTACATCCCTGG cTACGCGGGGTTCTATCCGCAGCTGCGCTATCAGGTGGGGAACACCTACGGGCGCACCACAGCACAGCTGCTCACAGACCCCAGCGTGCAGAAGAGCCCCTGCTCCGTGCTGTCCCCCATATCCAAGCCCAAGTTCATCGAGGACTTCAGCAAGCCCAAGCCACCTTGGATACCCTGCCGGGACTTGACTGAGCCCTATGTCCCCCACTACACCG GTCTGAAGCCCTACAAGAACTTTGAGATCCTGGGCCAGTTCCCACCCCAGGAGGGGAACGCCCAGAAGGGGCCGCAGGGCGTAGAGAGCATATCCAGGCAGGTCCTGCTGCCTGCAGGCTTCATGCCCTATGCCCCCTACCCCCCATGCCCGCCGGGCAGGAAGGGGGGCTCCAGAGACCTCGGACACCCAGGCCTGCGGCTGGCGTACGGAGAGGAGGCCTGGAAGAGCACCACCCCCGTCCTCGGGGCCCCTGGGCGGGACCAG CTGCACCACTACAGGAGGGATGaatccccaccccctgctcagcagcaggAGACCCTAGACGTGGGCAGGTTCCACAGGCTGCCGCAGCTCGACCACCCCAACCTGATCCAACGCAAAGCCATCTCAG GTTATGCTGGCTTTGTCCCCCGGTTTGCGTGGGTGATGGGGGTGAACTACCGTGACGGTGTCGCACAGGCCATGGATGAGTTCAGCAAGAACCAG
- the FAM166A gene encoding protein FAM166A isoform X1, producing MTATPKHNLFTPEPHYIPGYAGFYPQLRYQVGNTYGRTTAQLLTDPSVQKSPCSVLSPISKPKFIEDFSKPKPPWIPCRDLTEPYVPHYTGLKPYKNFEILGQFPPQEGNAQKGPQGVESISRQVLLPAGFMPYAPYPPCPPGRKGGSRDLGHPGLRLAYGEEAWKSTTPVLGAPGRDQLHHYRRDESPPPAQQQETLDVGRFHRLPQLDHPNLIQRKAISGYAGFVPRFAWVMGVNYRDGVAQAMDEFSKNQFLFRNPICALGERLPKTHWPGNTIYSSQGLMPFYMGFIPSMQDNYALTFGNSTRKAYRKELERRHQTL from the exons ATGACAGCTACTCCGAAACACAACCTCTTCACGCCAGAACCGCACTACATCCCTGG cTACGCGGGGTTCTATCCGCAGCTGCGCTATCAGGTGGGGAACACCTACGGGCGCACCACAGCACAGCTGCTCACAGACCCCAGCGTGCAGAAGAGCCCCTGCTCCGTGCTGTCCCCCATATCCAAGCCCAAGTTCATCGAGGACTTCAGCAAGCCCAAGCCACCTTGGATACCCTGCCGGGACTTGACTGAGCCCTATGTCCCCCACTACACCG GTCTGAAGCCCTACAAGAACTTTGAGATCCTGGGCCAGTTCCCACCCCAGGAGGGGAACGCCCAGAAGGGGCCGCAGGGCGTAGAGAGCATATCCAGGCAGGTCCTGCTGCCTGCAGGCTTCATGCCCTATGCCCCCTACCCCCCATGCCCGCCGGGCAGGAAGGGGGGCTCCAGAGACCTCGGACACCCAGGCCTGCGGCTGGCGTACGGAGAGGAGGCCTGGAAGAGCACCACCCCCGTCCTCGGGGCCCCTGGGCGGGACCAG CTGCACCACTACAGGAGGGATGaatccccaccccctgctcagcagcaggAGACCCTAGACGTGGGCAGGTTCCACAGGCTGCCGCAGCTCGACCACCCCAACCTGATCCAACGCAAAGCCATCTCAG GTTATGCTGGCTTTGTCCCCCGGTTTGCGTGGGTGATGGGGGTGAACTACCGTGACGGTGTCGCACAGGCCATGGATGAGTTCAGCAAGAACCAG TTCCTATTCAGAAACCCCATCTGTGCCCTGGGGGAGCGGCTGCCCAAAACACACTGGCCTGGCAACACCATCTACAGCAGCCAGGGCCTGATGCCTTTCTACATGGGCTTCATACCAT